In one Dermacentor albipictus isolate Rhodes 1998 colony unplaced genomic scaffold, USDA_Dalb.pri_finalv2 scaffold_11, whole genome shotgun sequence genomic region, the following are encoded:
- the LOC139051280 gene encoding uncharacterized protein has protein sequence MAPSATLKFFRRSRMPRHPHARRQRRVDGVRRPVSLSIRHRAGGAAQRASTDPSSLRLPGRQKDCSRSPRHVFQRKCRYDAMSGCAVGTAAAPGNCSIVPCVCLRHERLRSCRALAGLRSVHRPSCFRSGCPGATKTAAGLLATSASASATMTPMSGFTLGSAGAAGGNSSILPCFWLRHESPCPCRMMDQWPRCASAKLQKLLDA, from the exons ATGGCCCCTTCAGCCACTCTGAAGTTCTTCAGGCGTTCGCGGATGCCAAGGCACCCTCACGCAAGACGTCAACGGCGCGTTGATGGGGTCCGCCGTCCGGTTTCACTTTCCATCCGACATCGTGCTGGCGGGGCTGCGCAGCGGGCTTCGACCGACCCGTCATCCCTCCGGCTGCCTGGGCGCCAGAAGGACTGCAGCAGGTCTCCTCGCCACGTCTTCCAGCGCAAGTGCCGATATGACGCCATGTCGGGTTGCGCTGTGgggacagcagcagcacctggcAACTGCAGCATCGTACCGTGCGTCTGCCTCCGGCACGAAAGGCTACGCTCCTGCAGAGCCCTG GCGGGGCTACGCAGCGTGCATCGGCCAAGCTGTTTCCGCTCCGGCTGCCCAGGCGCCACAAAGACAGCAGCAGGTCTTCTGGCCACGTCTGCCAGCGCAAGTGCCACCATGACGCCCATGTCGGGCTTCACTCTGGGATCAGCAGGAGCAGCAGGTGGCAACTCCAGCATCCTGCCGTGCTTCTGGCTCCGGCACGAAAGTCCCTGCCCCTGCCGAATGATG GACCAGTGGCCACGCTGTGCTTCGGCGAAGCTGCAGAAACTGCTGGACGCCTGA